From Candidatus Bathyarchaeota archaeon, one genomic window encodes:
- the amt gene encoding ammonium transporter, with amino-acid sequence MKKIQIITKATTLAQKALEKHSALFMKRKFFILAGILVTCLAMSVGQAFAQTTNPLADTGTGVSIAWTLTMGCLVWFMQLGFAFLGAGYIRQKNQVNYWTKSYIDLSVGVVVFALVGFGLMFGGSGAAFPTGFDAAGEAIYTTLPGLDAGNAFIGWSGFALTGDAYNGLTLVYFFWQAVFAATSVTIVAGMVAERMKFKAYLLYAVLINILIYPIYGHWVWGGGWLAELGAVDFAGSGVVHAVGGFTGLAACWLIGPRLGKYTKDGKARSFGYTNVPYIVIGTMILFFGWFGFNPGSTLTTLDLRTPIVAVTTYLAGGAGGVMAVAISYLDRKHFTGPDIQAVCCGALAGLVAITASCAYVAPWVAIIIGLIAAPLAIYGNFFVERKLKIDDPVGAFGIHGIGGIFGLITVGLFADGTYGIQGVLFNGAAGVDQLVAQIISAAVCAGFAFGMGLVIFGIIKYTIGLRAPVKEEIEGLDKTEHGFSAYPEVEMKPEAKEWVTPPSGDEKQK; translated from the coding sequence ATGAAAAAAATACAGATAATAACAAAAGCAACAACTCTGGCACAAAAAGCATTAGAAAAACACTCAGCACTCTTCATGAAACGCAAATTTTTCATACTCGCAGGCATACTCGTCACATGCTTAGCAATGAGCGTTGGTCAAGCGTTTGCACAAACCACTAACCCGCTGGCAGATACAGGCACAGGCGTAAGCATCGCTTGGACACTCACTATGGGCTGCCTTGTGTGGTTTATGCAGCTCGGCTTCGCATTCTTAGGAGCAGGCTACATACGACAGAAAAACCAAGTAAACTACTGGACTAAAAGCTACATCGACCTTTCCGTCGGTGTAGTGGTCTTTGCGTTAGTTGGCTTCGGTTTGATGTTCGGTGGCTCAGGAGCAGCCTTCCCAACAGGTTTTGACGCTGCAGGAGAAGCAATTTACACAACTCTTCCAGGTCTAGACGCTGGAAACGCTTTCATTGGTTGGAGTGGGTTTGCATTAACTGGCGATGCCTACAACGGATTAACACTGGTGTACTTCTTCTGGCAGGCAGTTTTCGCAGCCACTTCAGTGACCATCGTTGCAGGAATGGTTGCAGAAAGAATGAAGTTCAAAGCATACCTCCTTTATGCTGTGCTCATCAACATCCTCATCTACCCAATCTACGGACACTGGGTCTGGGGTGGCGGATGGCTGGCAGAATTAGGTGCAGTTGACTTCGCAGGTTCAGGCGTTGTTCACGCTGTCGGTGGCTTCACAGGTTTAGCTGCATGTTGGCTGATTGGACCTCGGCTTGGAAAATACACTAAGGACGGTAAAGCACGGAGCTTTGGCTACACTAACGTTCCATACATCGTCATCGGTACAATGATTCTCTTCTTCGGCTGGTTCGGTTTCAACCCTGGTAGCACTTTGACGACTCTGGATCTTCGGACACCTATCGTTGCAGTAACCACATACCTAGCTGGTGGTGCAGGTGGTGTGATGGCTGTTGCAATCAGCTACCTCGACCGTAAGCACTTCACAGGACCAGACATTCAAGCGGTATGTTGTGGTGCACTAGCAGGTTTAGTCGCTATCACTGCGTCATGTGCTTATGTTGCACCTTGGGTGGCCATAATCATAGGCTTAATCGCAGCTCCATTGGCAATCTACGGTAACTTCTTCGTTGAACGCAAACTAAAAATCGATGACCCAGTCGGCGCATTCGGTATCCACGGTATCGGCGGTATCTTCGGTCTAATCACAGTTGGCTTGTTTGCAGATGGAACATATGGCATACAAGGGGTCCTCTTCAACGGCGCAGCAGGTGTAGACCAGTTGGTTGCGCAGATAATAAGTGCAGCAGTCTGCGCTGGCTTCGCATTTGGCATGGGCTTAGTGATCTTTGGCATAATAAAGTACACCATTGGTCTTAGAGCTCCAGTCAAAGAGGAAATCGAAGGCTTAGACAAGACAGAACATGGCTTTAGTGCTTACCCAGAAGTTGAGATGAAACCTGAAGCAAAAGAATGGGTTACTCCTCCTTCCGGGGACGAAAAACAGAAGTAG
- a CDS encoding Lrp/AsnC family transcriptional regulator — MRTKIAQKTEIDKKDIQILTTLQDDSRVSCRKLASKLGMSGVMVAARIKNLEDKGFLKGYTTLLDAVKLGYDLTVVIFFQIEGGYLKNLATNLSQMANVIAVYEITGEFDIVAVVKLKDRESLNALIKDLLVTPHIKKTMTNIALNVVKEDFGVKIW, encoded by the coding sequence TTGAGAACAAAAATAGCTCAAAAAACAGAAATCGACAAAAAAGACATCCAAATCCTAACTACGCTACAAGATGACAGTCGCGTAAGTTGTAGAAAACTCGCAAGCAAATTAGGCATGTCCGGAGTCATGGTTGCCGCTCGGATTAAAAATCTAGAAGACAAAGGCTTCCTTAAAGGGTACACTACACTTTTGGATGCGGTAAAGTTAGGCTATGATTTAACGGTCGTCATCTTCTTTCAGATTGAGGGGGGATACCTCAAGAATCTGGCGACGAATCTCTCGCAGATGGCAAATGTTATTGCTGTTTATGAGATTACTGGCGAGTTTGATATTGTGGCGGTTGTTAAGCTTAAGGATCGGGAAAGTTTGAATGCTTTGATTAAGGATTTGCTTGTGACGCCTCATATTAAGAAAACGATGACTAACATTGCGCTTAATGTGGTCAAAGAGGATTTTGGGGTAAAAATCTGGTAG
- a CDS encoding MarC family protein, whose product MFIIVDPFGNIPIFIGLTEKIEPAKRKRIFNVAVLVGFVLLLVFAFLGQELLNIFGLSIYSFGIAGGILLLIIAIRILVSGSIKEETDSPESLGAVPIAMPLLVGPGAITTTIFNLQTYGELAAILAVVIVLSMTWVILRFIDPIYHVLGKTGSLVIARVMALFIAAIAIQYIITGITYYMN is encoded by the coding sequence TTGTTCATTATCGTTGACCCATTCGGCAACATTCCCATATTCATAGGGTTAACCGAAAAAATAGAGCCCGCAAAGAGAAAACGAATTTTTAATGTCGCTGTTTTGGTAGGGTTTGTGCTGCTTTTAGTTTTTGCGTTTTTAGGGCAGGAGCTTCTAAACATATTTGGGTTGTCGATTTATAGCTTCGGAATCGCAGGCGGCATACTGTTACTCATCATTGCAATACGAATCTTAGTTTCTGGAAGCATCAAAGAGGAGACTGATTCACCTGAAAGTTTAGGCGCTGTTCCCATCGCTATGCCGTTGCTTGTAGGACCAGGCGCAATAACCACCACCATATTCAACCTACAAACCTATGGTGAGTTGGCGGCGATTTTAGCTGTTGTAATCGTTTTGTCAATGACTTGGGTTATTCTGAGATTCATTGACCCTATATATCACGTTTTAGGGAAAACTGGCTCTCTAGTTATTGCTCGCGTAATGGCGCTCTTCATCGCAGCAATTGCAATCCAGTACATTATAACGGGGATAACTTACTACATGAATTAG
- a CDS encoding hybrid sensor histidine kinase/response regulator, with protein MGLTTQQNQKIHVLHVDDDPNILSVSKDILECDGKFHVQTATCVDEALKKFSQHSFDAIISDYEMPQKNGLQFLEEIRSQKNEIAFVMFTGRGREEVAVKALNLGADRYINKNGDPEAVYCELAYAIEKIVERKKARMQLVEDAEKINQLNEKLRVVGSLTRHDIRNKLTALNGQVYLLKKKTKQVPDAEVHLKEIELVCRQIVELLEFAHIYQKLGAEQLKRVDVEKTVNDAIALFSNINGVKITNQCSGLIVCADSLLRQLFYNLIDNSIRHGQRTTKICIRYEDDGSQVKLIYEDDGAGIPANLKNSLFDEKTSRGANHGLYVVRRICEAYKWSVKEVGEAGLGVKFLINIPNSCSKLSPL; from the coding sequence ATGGGGCTAACTACTCAACAAAACCAAAAAATACACGTCCTCCACGTAGACGACGATCCCAACATACTTTCAGTCTCAAAAGACATCCTCGAATGCGATGGCAAATTCCACGTTCAAACAGCAACCTGCGTAGATGAAGCCCTTAAAAAATTCAGCCAACACTCCTTCGACGCCATCATAAGCGACTACGAAATGCCTCAAAAAAACGGTCTGCAGTTTCTCGAAGAAATTCGCTCACAAAAAAACGAAATCGCCTTTGTCATGTTCACTGGGCGTGGGCGTGAAGAAGTCGCCGTTAAGGCTCTGAACTTGGGCGCAGACCGCTACATCAATAAAAACGGTGACCCCGAAGCCGTCTACTGCGAACTCGCTTACGCAATCGAAAAAATTGTGGAGCGTAAAAAAGCTCGAATGCAACTGGTTGAGGACGCGGAAAAAATTAATCAGCTCAACGAGAAACTCCGCGTGGTAGGGAGTTTGACAAGGCATGATATACGCAATAAGTTGACTGCGCTAAACGGTCAAGTGTATTTGTTAAAGAAGAAGACTAAGCAGGTTCCAGATGCCGAGGTGCACCTCAAAGAAATTGAGTTGGTCTGTAGGCAGATTGTTGAGTTGTTAGAGTTTGCGCATATTTATCAAAAATTAGGGGCTGAACAACTAAAGCGTGTAGATGTGGAAAAAACTGTGAACGATGCAATTGCGTTATTCTCCAACATCAACGGAGTAAAAATAACAAATCAATGTAGTGGGCTAATTGTTTGTGCAGATTCTCTTTTGCGTCAACTCTTCTACAATCTAATCGACAACTCAATTCGACATGGACAAAGAACCACTAAAATCTGCATCCGCTACGAAGATGACGGCTCACAAGTGAAGCTGATCTATGAAGATGACGGAGCAGGAATCCCTGCGAACTTGAAGAACAGCCTGTTTGACGAGAAAACCAGCCGCGGCGCGAACCATGGTCTTTACGTGGTGCGGCGAATATGCGAAGCTTACAAATGGAGTGTTAAAGAAGTGGGAGAAGCAGGTTTAGGTGTGAAATTCTTAATCAACATACCTAATTCATGTAGTAAGTTATCCCCGTTATAA